The Triticum aestivum cultivar Chinese Spring chromosome 3A, IWGSC CS RefSeq v2.1, whole genome shotgun sequence genome includes a region encoding these proteins:
- the LOC123062043 gene encoding uncharacterized protein isoform X2 encodes MAEQDFATKLSLRKFMATAQRVTLDQRHLARSMGLDHLLDLKCDTLPRGVVHYLASNFDVPSRAIELPNGFKFTITPYCIHQVLGIPLGGRTIEKKQNPALRSLIAQQTKCKGNYPTINELDNLIQPGLDGDSFKRIFTMYALTVLLCPSSHGAASPDYYHILEDPEQIGSFDFCTAVLDKLVASIDSYKTGATTVLGGDLLTLTIIYFEFLDTDIMPVTSKRPRISLWTSEIVAEYERRDCTSSDKLLYGRLPTKRVSETPFGQINRQPKVTLGASYDELLQFTLSIVPEENHQMVLDELPKIMHSMQSELFDSMQNVLAKNFMNLLKLMSSMHSSSPSKKQNSTDKDSRCVPISEAPTVPCGSHSSLQMTSTTLAERKQDKPEAKTGVECGSGQETEHVFTAEETKPLSEVQRKNNKAPVPVLLSFEDTSDEVLAEWDKQACANARVPNVESLLRIIDTIPISTDLDLPRCTEALEGMYPQKVQVGDTEAEPTHIFSLLSYVLDEKAFWHRPLSPREPDLLTCRELNLFEEWKVSTKVDGSEGPTSSDPIRTTEDITNRNKRTTCMSLNETADNCVALKKRARMF; translated from the exons ATGGCTGAGCAG GATTTTGCAACAAAGCTCTCACTACGGAAATTCATGGCGACGGCGCAGCGTGTAACTCTAGATCAAAGGCACCTTGCCCGTAGCATGGGCCTGGATCATCTGCTTGACCTAAAATGTGATACTCTGCCGCGCGGTGTCGTTCATTATCTGGCATCAAACTTTGATGTACCCTCAAGGGCTATTGAACTCCCCAATGGGTTCAAGTTCACAATCACACCCTACTGCATACACCAGGTCCTGGGGATACCACTTGGCGGCAGAACCATAGAGAAGAAGCAAAACCCAGCTCTTAGATCACTGATTGCTCAACAGACAAAATGCAAAGGAAACTACCCAACCATAAACGAGCTGGATAACTTGATACAACCTGGGCTAGATGGAGATTCATTCAAAAGGATTTTCACAATGTATGCGCTCACCGTGCTCCTCTGCCCTTCAAGCCATGGGGCTGCTAGTCCAGATTACTACCACATTCTGGAAGACCCTGAACAGATTggctcattcgacttctgcacggCTGTCCTTGACAAGCTTGTGGCGTCAATTGATAGCTACAAGACTGGAGCCACAACGGTGCTCGGCGGGGATCTCTTAACACTCACG ATCATATACTTTGAATTTCTTGACACCGACATCATGCCGGTCACAAGCAAGCGGCCACGGATTTCACTTTGGACGTCTGAAATTGTAGCAGAATATGAAAGGCGAGACTGCACAAGCAGCGATAAATTGCTTTACGGCAGGCTCCCG ACAAAGCGTGTCTCGGAAACACCCTTCGGTCAAATCAACAGACAGCCAAAAGTCACACTAGGTGCCTCGTATGATGAACTCCTGCAGTTCACCCTCTCAATTGTTCCAGAGGAAAACCACCAGATG gtTTTAGACGAGCTTCCAAAGATTATGCATAGCATGCAGAGCGAGCTTTTTGATTCAATGCAAAATGTACTCGCCAAGAACTTTATGAACCTGCTGAAACTGATGTCGTCAATGCATTCTTCATCGCCTAGCAAAAAACAGAATAGCACAGACAAAGATTCAAGGTGCGTGCCCATTTCAGAGGCTCCGACGGTTCCTTGTGGTAGCCACTCCAGCTTGCAAATGACAAGTACCACACTGGCTGAAAGAAAACAGGATAAGCCTGAAGCAAAAACAGGGGTAGAATGTGGCTCAGGGCAGGAAACAGAGCACGTTTTTACAGCTGAAGAAACAAAGCCATTGTCtgaagtacaaaggaagaacaacaaAGCCCCCGTACCCGTGCTCTTGAGTTTTGAGGATACAAGTGATGAAGTTTTGGCGGAATGGGACAAACAAGCATGTGCCAATGCCAGGGTACCCAACGTTGAAAGCCTACTTCGAATAATTGACACAATACCAATTTCGACCGACCTAGACCTGCCGCGCTGCACGGAAGCATTGGAGGGGATGTACCCACAGAAGGTGCAGGTTGGAGATACCGAGGCTGAACCTACCCACATTTTTAGCTTGCTTTCTTATGTTCTTGACGAGAAAGCATTTTGGCACCGACCGCTGAGTCCACGAGAGCCAGATTTATTAACCTGCAGGGAGCTCAATCTATTTGAAGAATGGAAGGTCTCTACCAAGGTTGATGGTAGTGAAGGTCCAACCAGCAGTGACCCTATCAGGACGACAGAGGACATCACTAATAGAAACAAAAGGACGACATGCATGTCCTTAAACGAGACGGCTGACAACTGCGTTGCTTTGAAAAAAAGGGCAAGGATGTTTTAG
- the LOC123062043 gene encoding uncharacterized protein isoform X1 — translation MAEQARADFATKLSLRKFMATAQRVTLDQRHLARSMGLDHLLDLKCDTLPRGVVHYLASNFDVPSRAIELPNGFKFTITPYCIHQVLGIPLGGRTIEKKQNPALRSLIAQQTKCKGNYPTINELDNLIQPGLDGDSFKRIFTMYALTVLLCPSSHGAASPDYYHILEDPEQIGSFDFCTAVLDKLVASIDSYKTGATTVLGGDLLTLTIIYFEFLDTDIMPVTSKRPRISLWTSEIVAEYERRDCTSSDKLLYGRLPTKRVSETPFGQINRQPKVTLGASYDELLQFTLSIVPEENHQMVLDELPKIMHSMQSELFDSMQNVLAKNFMNLLKLMSSMHSSSPSKKQNSTDKDSRCVPISEAPTVPCGSHSSLQMTSTTLAERKQDKPEAKTGVECGSGQETEHVFTAEETKPLSEVQRKNNKAPVPVLLSFEDTSDEVLAEWDKQACANARVPNVESLLRIIDTIPISTDLDLPRCTEALEGMYPQKVQVGDTEAEPTHIFSLLSYVLDEKAFWHRPLSPREPDLLTCRELNLFEEWKVSTKVDGSEGPTSSDPIRTTEDITNRNKRTTCMSLNETADNCVALKKRARMF, via the exons ATGGCTGAGCAGGCAAGAGCA GATTTTGCAACAAAGCTCTCACTACGGAAATTCATGGCGACGGCGCAGCGTGTAACTCTAGATCAAAGGCACCTTGCCCGTAGCATGGGCCTGGATCATCTGCTTGACCTAAAATGTGATACTCTGCCGCGCGGTGTCGTTCATTATCTGGCATCAAACTTTGATGTACCCTCAAGGGCTATTGAACTCCCCAATGGGTTCAAGTTCACAATCACACCCTACTGCATACACCAGGTCCTGGGGATACCACTTGGCGGCAGAACCATAGAGAAGAAGCAAAACCCAGCTCTTAGATCACTGATTGCTCAACAGACAAAATGCAAAGGAAACTACCCAACCATAAACGAGCTGGATAACTTGATACAACCTGGGCTAGATGGAGATTCATTCAAAAGGATTTTCACAATGTATGCGCTCACCGTGCTCCTCTGCCCTTCAAGCCATGGGGCTGCTAGTCCAGATTACTACCACATTCTGGAAGACCCTGAACAGATTggctcattcgacttctgcacggCTGTCCTTGACAAGCTTGTGGCGTCAATTGATAGCTACAAGACTGGAGCCACAACGGTGCTCGGCGGGGATCTCTTAACACTCACG ATCATATACTTTGAATTTCTTGACACCGACATCATGCCGGTCACAAGCAAGCGGCCACGGATTTCACTTTGGACGTCTGAAATTGTAGCAGAATATGAAAGGCGAGACTGCACAAGCAGCGATAAATTGCTTTACGGCAGGCTCCCG ACAAAGCGTGTCTCGGAAACACCCTTCGGTCAAATCAACAGACAGCCAAAAGTCACACTAGGTGCCTCGTATGATGAACTCCTGCAGTTCACCCTCTCAATTGTTCCAGAGGAAAACCACCAGATG gtTTTAGACGAGCTTCCAAAGATTATGCATAGCATGCAGAGCGAGCTTTTTGATTCAATGCAAAATGTACTCGCCAAGAACTTTATGAACCTGCTGAAACTGATGTCGTCAATGCATTCTTCATCGCCTAGCAAAAAACAGAATAGCACAGACAAAGATTCAAGGTGCGTGCCCATTTCAGAGGCTCCGACGGTTCCTTGTGGTAGCCACTCCAGCTTGCAAATGACAAGTACCACACTGGCTGAAAGAAAACAGGATAAGCCTGAAGCAAAAACAGGGGTAGAATGTGGCTCAGGGCAGGAAACAGAGCACGTTTTTACAGCTGAAGAAACAAAGCCATTGTCtgaagtacaaaggaagaacaacaaAGCCCCCGTACCCGTGCTCTTGAGTTTTGAGGATACAAGTGATGAAGTTTTGGCGGAATGGGACAAACAAGCATGTGCCAATGCCAGGGTACCCAACGTTGAAAGCCTACTTCGAATAATTGACACAATACCAATTTCGACCGACCTAGACCTGCCGCGCTGCACGGAAGCATTGGAGGGGATGTACCCACAGAAGGTGCAGGTTGGAGATACCGAGGCTGAACCTACCCACATTTTTAGCTTGCTTTCTTATGTTCTTGACGAGAAAGCATTTTGGCACCGACCGCTGAGTCCACGAGAGCCAGATTTATTAACCTGCAGGGAGCTCAATCTATTTGAAGAATGGAAGGTCTCTACCAAGGTTGATGGTAGTGAAGGTCCAACCAGCAGTGACCCTATCAGGACGACAGAGGACATCACTAATAGAAACAAAAGGACGACATGCATGTCCTTAAACGAGACGGCTGACAACTGCGTTGCTTTGAAAAAAAGGGCAAGGATGTTTTAG
- the LOC123056977 gene encoding uncharacterized protein yields the protein MTSFLYDANLLQLYAKRLLGDRSRDRFRPRVAHLLFPFPFYLVSFFGKAHACAACYSSFPFRLPPRARWSPSPTDPLIGSYSSAAAALLLPSPLLAGGSSSTAAALPLPSPLLAGCSSLAAAANTARLHGGTGDARARGGSGQYGEAPRPHERHKVQGRQRSRRRGGGSPASVRPPALARPSSCVSCQQASNGARVTSKDVPEEKFIIRSQEPQNSKGDIQIERILKIPVHSFLLSKLKKESARQHPVFIFFLIFFHENHGSVNTAAVSKWLKKYNAFFVM from the exons ATGACTTCGTTCTTGTATGATGCAAATTTGCTACAGT TATATGCGAAGCGGCTCCTTGGCGATCGCTCCCGCGATCGATTCCGACCGCGCGTGGCTCACCTCCTGTTCCCTTTCCCTTTCTATCTCGTTTCCTTTTTTGGAAAAGCCCACGCGTGCGCGGCCTGCTATTCCTCTTTTCCCTTTCGCCTACCTCCCCGAGCGCGGTGGTCGCCTTCTCCCACAGATCCCCTCATAGGCTCATACTCCTCCGCCGCAGCTGCCCTGCTGCTTCCCTCCCCCCTCCTTGCTGGCGGCTCTTCCTCCACCGCAGCTGCCCTGCCGCTTCCCTCCCCCCTCCTTgctggctgctcctccctcgcgGCAGCTGCCAATACGGCGAGGCTCCACGGCGGCACGGGCGACGCGAGGGCCAGGGGTGGCAGCGGCCAATACGGCGAGGCGCCGCGCCCGCACGAGCGCCACAAGGTCCAGGGGCGGCAGCGGTCAAGACGGCGAGGCGGTGGCTCTCCAGCGTCCGTACGGCCTCCGGCGCTCGCTCGCCCTTCCTCCTGCGTCTCCTGCCAGCAAGCTTCCAACGGCGCCCGTGTCACCTCCAAGGATGTCCCG GAGGAGAAATTCATCATCAGATCACAAGAACCACAGAACAGCAAGGGTGATATTCAG ATAGAAAGAATCCTCAAGATCCCGGTGCATTCttttttgctgtcgaaactgaagaaAGAGAGTGCCAGACAACATCCTGTGTtcattttctttttaattttcttcCATGAGAATCATGGTTCTGTAAACACAGCAGCAGTTTCAAAATGGCTCAAAAAGTACAATGCATTCTTTGTCATGTAA
- the LOC123062044 gene encoding uncharacterized protein isoform X1 — MPHTLGTVSASSHKKDQSSSDANLGQIQQTPVHGTSSATNKDFPWDDPDMVAQLIESTDRIEEEWFSQQRQTQYTTSVTQDIHISEIKPNEICCNFTSNPVESAVFSDIVSRIPPHSRQKSPRIVQMGSTWVEHRVFGLSMQVYGRVNKYVINMLGKAVMAEQTEKDRLNLLPRSYWSRYYVECDTAKLFQKAFETPLALSVHLRETMIGFHLDRIHMVFLPLSSYSFWYTVVANFRKKLFEVLCPNNRIDLIADEAQLVIKNFKAAFKLAYKRSQLNVTDMGVSFRSVCSSTKEADSGIFTMKLVQGHDGDNTLCFEPEHAKSLRESLTYYMVAHPCNEKLMPETKEILRKYIIPTGLNHDPKLPEDHPRMAKCRTHENDSSIRGLFWRNTVFILNSSFLLF; from the exons ATGCCACACACTTTAGGAACTGTAAGCGCATCATCACACAAGAAAGATCAGTCGTCAAGCGACGCTAATCTTGGTCAGATCCAACAAACACCAGTCCATGGCACCTCTTCAGCTACCAACAAAGACTTCCCATGGGACGACCCTGATATGGTAGCGCAGTTGATCGAGTCTACCGATAGGATTGAGGAAGAGTGGTTTTCACAACAAAGACAAACTCAGTATACCACATCAGTTACACAAGACATCCACATATCAGAGATCAAGCCCAATGAGATTTGTTGCAACTTCACCTCAAATCCAGTCGAAAGTGCTGTTTTCAGCGACATTGTGTCACGAATACCACCCCATTCAAGGCAAAAGAG CCCAAGAATAGTACAAATGGGCTCGACATGGGTTGAACATAGGGTTTTTGGCCTGAGCATGCAAGTGTATGGCCGGGTCAATAAGTACGTGATCAATATGTTGGGAAAAGCAGTAATGGCCGAGCAAACCGAAAAGGATAGGCTCAATCTTCTCCCGCGAAGTTACTGGTCAAGATACTATGTCGAATGCGACACTGCT AAATTATTCCAAAAGGCATTTGAAACTCCATTGGCGTTATCTGTTCACCTGAGGGAGACAATGATAGGATTCCATCTTGACCGAATTCACATG GTGTTTTTACCTTTAAGCTCATACAGTTTCTGGTACACGGTTGTTGCTAACTTTAGGAAGAAATTGTTCGAAGTCCTCTGCCCAAACAACAGAATCGACTTGATTGCTGACGAAGCTCAGCTTGTAATCAAGAATTTCAAAGCGGCTTTCAAGCTGGCATACAAGAGATCACAACTAAATGTGACTGACATGGGTGTGTCTTTCCGGAGTGTGTGCTCTTCAACTAAAGA GGCAGATAGTGGGATCTTCACAATGAAGTTGGTACAAGGACATGATGGAGACAACACTTTGTGTTTTGAACCC GAGCATGCAAAGAGCCTGCGCGAGAGTCTAACTTACTACATGGTTGCTCACCCTTGCAACGAAAAACTGATGCCAGAAACCAAAGAAATCTTAAGAAAATAT ATCATCCCAACAGGACTAAATCATGACCCTAAGCTCCCGGAGGATCACCCAAGGATGGCAAAATGCCGTACACATGAGAATGACTCATCGATAAGAGGATTATTTTGGCGAAATACTGTTTTTATTTTAAAtagttcttttttgcttttttag
- the LOC123062044 gene encoding uncharacterized protein isoform X3 codes for MPHTLGTVSASSHKKDQSSSDANLGQIQQTPVHGTSSATNKDFPWDDPDMVAQLIESTDRIEEEWFSQQRQTQYTTSVTQDIHISEIKPNEICCNFTSNPVESAVFSDIVSRIPPHSRQKSPRIVQMGSTWVEHRVFGLSMQVYGRVNKYVINMLGKAVMAEQTEKDRLNLLPRSYWSRYYVECDTAVFLPLSSYSFWYTVVANFRKKLFEVLCPNNRIDLIADEAQLVIKNFKAAFKLAYKRSQLNVTDMGVSFRSVCSSTKEADSGIFTMKLVQGHDGDNTLCFEPEHAKSLRESLTYYMVAHPCNEKLMPETKEILRKYIIPTGLNHDPKLPEDHPRMAKCRTHENDSSIRGLFWRNTVFILNSSFLLF; via the exons ATGCCACACACTTTAGGAACTGTAAGCGCATCATCACACAAGAAAGATCAGTCGTCAAGCGACGCTAATCTTGGTCAGATCCAACAAACACCAGTCCATGGCACCTCTTCAGCTACCAACAAAGACTTCCCATGGGACGACCCTGATATGGTAGCGCAGTTGATCGAGTCTACCGATAGGATTGAGGAAGAGTGGTTTTCACAACAAAGACAAACTCAGTATACCACATCAGTTACACAAGACATCCACATATCAGAGATCAAGCCCAATGAGATTTGTTGCAACTTCACCTCAAATCCAGTCGAAAGTGCTGTTTTCAGCGACATTGTGTCACGAATACCACCCCATTCAAGGCAAAAGAG CCCAAGAATAGTACAAATGGGCTCGACATGGGTTGAACATAGGGTTTTTGGCCTGAGCATGCAAGTGTATGGCCGGGTCAATAAGTACGTGATCAATATGTTGGGAAAAGCAGTAATGGCCGAGCAAACCGAAAAGGATAGGCTCAATCTTCTCCCGCGAAGTTACTGGTCAAGATACTATGTCGAATGCGACACTGCT GTGTTTTTACCTTTAAGCTCATACAGTTTCTGGTACACGGTTGTTGCTAACTTTAGGAAGAAATTGTTCGAAGTCCTCTGCCCAAACAACAGAATCGACTTGATTGCTGACGAAGCTCAGCTTGTAATCAAGAATTTCAAAGCGGCTTTCAAGCTGGCATACAAGAGATCACAACTAAATGTGACTGACATGGGTGTGTCTTTCCGGAGTGTGTGCTCTTCAACTAAAGA GGCAGATAGTGGGATCTTCACAATGAAGTTGGTACAAGGACATGATGGAGACAACACTTTGTGTTTTGAACCC GAGCATGCAAAGAGCCTGCGCGAGAGTCTAACTTACTACATGGTTGCTCACCCTTGCAACGAAAAACTGATGCCAGAAACCAAAGAAATCTTAAGAAAATAT ATCATCCCAACAGGACTAAATCATGACCCTAAGCTCCCGGAGGATCACCCAAGGATGGCAAAATGCCGTACACATGAGAATGACTCATCGATAAGAGGATTATTTTGGCGAAATACTGTTTTTATTTTAAAtagttcttttttgcttttttag
- the LOC123062044 gene encoding uncharacterized protein isoform X2 yields the protein MPHTLGTVSASSHKKDQSSSDANLGQIQQTPVHGTSSATNKDFPWDDPDMVAQLIESTDRIEEEWFSQQRQTQYTTSVTQDIHISEIKPNEICCNFTSNPVESAVFSDIVSRIPPHSRQKSPRIVQMGSTWVEHRVFGLSMQVYGRVNKYVINMLGKAVMAEQTEKDRLNLLPRSYWSRYYVECDTAKLFQKAFETPLALSVHLRETMIGFHLDRIHMVFLPLSSYSFWYTVVANFRKKLFEVLCPNNRIDLIADEAQLVIKNFKAAFKLAYKRSQLNVTDMGVSFRSVCSSTKEADSGIFTMKLVQGHDGDNTLCFEPEHAKSLRESLTYYMVAHPCNEKLMPETKEILRKYGVPFDYSTPGYSPWGPVAEQC from the exons ATGCCACACACTTTAGGAACTGTAAGCGCATCATCACACAAGAAAGATCAGTCGTCAAGCGACGCTAATCTTGGTCAGATCCAACAAACACCAGTCCATGGCACCTCTTCAGCTACCAACAAAGACTTCCCATGGGACGACCCTGATATGGTAGCGCAGTTGATCGAGTCTACCGATAGGATTGAGGAAGAGTGGTTTTCACAACAAAGACAAACTCAGTATACCACATCAGTTACACAAGACATCCACATATCAGAGATCAAGCCCAATGAGATTTGTTGCAACTTCACCTCAAATCCAGTCGAAAGTGCTGTTTTCAGCGACATTGTGTCACGAATACCACCCCATTCAAGGCAAAAGAG CCCAAGAATAGTACAAATGGGCTCGACATGGGTTGAACATAGGGTTTTTGGCCTGAGCATGCAAGTGTATGGCCGGGTCAATAAGTACGTGATCAATATGTTGGGAAAAGCAGTAATGGCCGAGCAAACCGAAAAGGATAGGCTCAATCTTCTCCCGCGAAGTTACTGGTCAAGATACTATGTCGAATGCGACACTGCT AAATTATTCCAAAAGGCATTTGAAACTCCATTGGCGTTATCTGTTCACCTGAGGGAGACAATGATAGGATTCCATCTTGACCGAATTCACATG GTGTTTTTACCTTTAAGCTCATACAGTTTCTGGTACACGGTTGTTGCTAACTTTAGGAAGAAATTGTTCGAAGTCCTCTGCCCAAACAACAGAATCGACTTGATTGCTGACGAAGCTCAGCTTGTAATCAAGAATTTCAAAGCGGCTTTCAAGCTGGCATACAAGAGATCACAACTAAATGTGACTGACATGGGTGTGTCTTTCCGGAGTGTGTGCTCTTCAACTAAAGA GGCAGATAGTGGGATCTTCACAATGAAGTTGGTACAAGGACATGATGGAGACAACACTTTGTGTTTTGAACCC GAGCATGCAAAGAGCCTGCGCGAGAGTCTAACTTACTACATGGTTGCTCACCCTTGCAACGAAAAACTGATGCCAGAAACCAAAGAAATCTTAAGAAAATAT GGTGTTCCATTTGACTACTCG ACTCCAGGGTattctccatggggtcctgttgcAGAACAATGTTAA
- the LOC123062041 gene encoding protein FAR1-RELATED SEQUENCE 5, whose translation MDKFFPFTSSTGRSESTNSLFKGYVLRKDSIATFFNQYQIVQEKKHSDLDRLREKSELREQRYWSYDPMEREAAKIYTPPIYAKFVEEMKKTTAYRVEVVAAAGETRTFLVTRRGKYQDAEFSKRIYTVSISPDDVYRCSCSKFSRDGLHCCHVLAVARHIGLSSLPESFINPRWTVAAGHVLAMMTDGNVGQNGQRTHLTVRHSIVMSQVSDALSNECTDDRSYDLFVEGIGEAINKVRLDKRLRQEQQLSGGKRRCIDDPQQLNVDARQEGDGDLHIPTQVHRNVVSTIGASSMGGVEVHQTFSLRDPPLSRTKGFNLGDRPKSMYEKASDKLKKQKAVRKCSKCRLPGHKKPQCPQNNQKQAT comes from the exons ATGGACAAATTTTTCCCATTCACGTCATCAACTGGGAGGAGCGAGAGCACCAACTCTCTGTTCAAAGGCTACGTCCTCCGAAAAGACTCGATTGCGACGTTTTTCAACCAGTACCAGATTGTGCAGGAAAAGAAGCATAGCGACCTTGATCGACTGAGAGAGAAATCAGAACTGAGAGAACAACGTTACTGGAGTTACGACCCTATGGAAAGAGAGGCTGCAAAGATATACACACCACCAATATACGCCAAATTTGTGGAAGAGATGAAAAAAACCACAGCTTACAGAGTTGAGGTCGTTGCTGCTGCTGGTGAAACAAGAACATTTCTGGTGACAAGGCGGGGCAAATACCAGGACGCAGAGTTTTCAAAGAGGATATACACTGTGTCAATATCACCTGATGATGTCTACCGCTGCTCATGTTCCAAGTTCAGTCGGGACGGTTTGCATTGCTGCCACGTCCTAGCGGTAGCAAGACACATTGGGTTGAGTAGCCTCCCTGAAAGCTTTATAAATCCTAGGTGGACAGTAGCTGCAGGGCATGTGTTAGCTATGATGACGGATGGAAATGTTGGTCAAAATGGACAGAGAACACACTTGACAGTCAGGCATTCTATAGTCATGAGCCAGGTGTCCGACGCATTGTCAAACGAATGCACGGACGACAGGTCGTACGACCTGTTCGTGGAAGGAATCGGTGAGGCAATAAACAAAGTCAGGTTAGACAAGCGGCtccgccaagaacaacaactctcAGGTGGGAAGCGACGGTGTATTGATGATCCTCAGCAGCTGAATGTTGATGCCAGGCAGGAGGGGGATGGCGACCTGCATATCCCTACGCAGGTGCATCGAAACGTTGTGTCTACCATTGGTGCGTCTAGCATGGGTGGAGTTGAGGTGCATCAAACATTTAGTTTGAGAGACCCCCCGCTGTCACGCACAAAAGGTTTCAACCTTGGTGATAGGCCAAAGTCCATGTATGAAAAGGCTTCTGATAAGCTTAAGAAACAAAAAGCAGTAAGGAAGTGTTCCAAGTGCAGGCTGCCAGGCCATAAAAAGCCACAATGCCCCCAAAATAACCAG AAACAGGCGACATAA